Proteins encoded within one genomic window of Hevea brasiliensis isolate MT/VB/25A 57/8 chromosome 8, ASM3005281v1, whole genome shotgun sequence:
- the LOC110650756 gene encoding probable WRKY transcription factor 9 has protein sequence MGREETKMDIDLSLKIDIEEEVQEVEENGEEEKVDLQETNDNEATATTVTGGEEADDSSVELSLQDNTKTEELSALQMQMNRMKEENKVLRRVVEQTMKDYYDLQMKFAVIQQNNQKDPHIFLPINVNDEKALQEPKGSVPEFLDANNHGRLASLPKDNDRILGEKDLGLSLRLQIDHSDHHQEIEEDYKEEINKEENGNHASVPNNNKLQRTDHHLAGLTSHAASLPNRKARVSVRARCQAATMNDGCQWRKYGQKIAKGNPCPRAYYRCTVAPGCPVRKQVQRCLEDMSILITTYEGTHNHPLPVGATAMASTASAAASFMLLDSSNPLSDGIHNFTQSSLPYRGGGAGSHHMFYPYSSPFRSINPNDPSKGIVLDLTHNSTHDHPPQKFPLPSSSSHLSGQPLFSWMQNKSSSHQNSGNNTSAASLRDERGWKGEDQDKSLAENVTSIASDPKFRVAVAAAITSLINKEKGTPHAMRPSLVPIKEGEVGSSSTKNWVLESLSAASGKPIRNSSP, from the exons ATGGGTAGAGAAGAAACGAAAATGGATATTGATCTTTCCCTGAAAATAGATATTGAAGAAGAAGTTCAAGAAGTTGaagaaaatggtgaagaagagaAGGTAGATTTGCAAGAAACAAATGATAACGAAGCAACAGCAACAACAGTTACCGGAGGAGAAGAAGCAGATGATTCTTCTGTAGAATTATCCTTGCAAGATAACACCAAGACAGAAGAG TTATCAGCTCTGCAGATGCAGATGAATAGAATGAAAGAGGAGAACAAAGTCTTGAGAAGAGTAGTAGAACAAACCATGAAAGATTACTATGATCTTCAAATGAAATTTGCAGTTATCCAGCAAAATAACCAGAAG gaTCCACATATCTTTCTCCCAATTAATGTTAATGACGAGAAAGCTCTTCAAGAACCAAAGGGATCAGTTCCAGAATTTTTGGACGCTAATAATCATGGACGTTTAGCTTCTTTACCAAAGGATAATGATAGGATTCTTGGAGAAAAAGATTTAGGCCTGTCATTGAGGCTGCAAATTGATCACTCAGATCATCATCAAGAAATAGAGGAAGATTATAAAGAAGAAATCAACAAGGAAGAAAATGGAAACCATGCGTCGGTGCCCAATAATAATAAGCTTCAAAGAACTGATCATCACTTGGCTGGACTCACTAGTCATGCAGCTTCTCTACCCAACAGAAAAGCTAGGGTTTCAGTCAGAGCTAGATGTCAAGCAGCAACA ATGAATGATGGCTGCCAATGGAGAAAATATGGGCAGAAAATTGCCAAAGGCAATCCTTGCCCTCGAGCCTACTATCGTTGCACAGTAGCTCCAGGATGCCCAGTCAGGAAACAG GTGCAAAGATGCCTAGAGGACATGTCAATTCTCATAACAACCTATGAAGGAACCCACAATCACCCACTTCCTGTAGGTGCAACAGCCATGGCATCAACTGCTTCAGCAGCTGCTTCCTTCATGTTATTGGATTCTAGCAATCCTCTATCTGATGGAATTCATAATTTCACCCAATCATCACTCCCATATCGTGGGGGTGGGGCCGGCTCTCATCACATGTTTTATCCTTATTCGTCACCTTTTAGAAGCATAAACCCTAATGATCCTTCTAAAGGGATTGTTCTTGATCTTACACACAACAGTACTCATGACCATCCTCCACAAAAATTCCCATTACCTAGCTCATCATCACATCTTTCAGGCCAACCCTTGTTTTCTTGGATGCAAAACAAGTCATCAAGTCACCAAAATAGTGGAAATAACACTAGTGCTGCTAGCCTTAGGGATGAAAGAGGTTGGAAAGGTGAAGATCAAGACAAATCACTAGCTGAAAATGTTACTTCTATTGCATCTGATCCAAAATTCAGGGTTGCTGTTGCAGCTGCTATCACATCTCTCATCAATAAAGAAAAGGGTACCCCTCATGCCATGAGGCCTTCCTTGGTTCCTATTAAGGAAGGAGAAGTTGGTAGCTCTAGTACCAAGAATTGGGTTCTTGAATCTCTCTCAGCTGCAAGTGGTAAGCCAATCAGAAATTCATCACCTTGA